In Microbacterium sp. zg-Y818, the genomic window AATTCTTCGTCGTGGCGGGGTAGACGTCCTTGTAGACCGTCTCGATGCCCGCGGCCGAGAGGATCGCCTCGGCACCCTCGACGACAGGCCCGGCGAAGGGGTCGTCGAGCGAGGGATACGCGGCGGTCTTCGGTCGCTGGTCTTCGGGGAGAGCGGCCACCCACTCGGCGAAAACCTTCGCCTGGTCGGTCGCGACGGCCTGCTGAGAGAAGAAGATGAACTCGAACCCACGGTTGTACATGTCGGGTGAGCCGCAGGAGGGACAGACGAAGACCATCTCGGCACGCTCCGCGACGGACGATGCGGGGATATTCAGGAGCGAGGACTGGCTGCCGAGCAGCAGATCGACGTTGTCCTGATCGATGAGCGTGTTGTAGTTGGTGACGACGGTGTTCTGGTTGGTGGCGTCGTCTTTGACGATGATCTCGACGTCGCGGTCGAGCAGGCCACCCGCCTCGTTCTGGAGTTCAACCCAGACCTCGTAGCCTTGCCGCGTGTCGAGGCCGCCCTGGCTGAACTCGCCGGTCAGAGGCAGGGAAGCGCCGATCCGGATCGGACCGGCGTCGGTATCACCGGGCGCGTCGGCCGCGCACGCGGAGAGGACGAGGGTGGCCGCTGCGATGCCGGCGGCTGCCCCCAGGATTCGAGTGATGGCGGACCTCTGCATGGAACTAACCTCTCTGTTAGCTACCTCTGGCGCGCGAAGGGTCGGGCGCCGTCGCACCGATTCTGCAATCGATTGCACT contains:
- a CDS encoding amino acid ABC transporter substrate-binding protein gives rise to the protein MQRSAITRILGAAAGIAAATLVLSACAADAPGDTDAGPIRIGASLPLTGEFSQGGLDTRQGYEVWVELQNEAGGLLDRDVEIIVKDDATNQNTVVTNYNTLIDQDNVDLLLGSQSSLLNIPASSVAERAEMVFVCPSCGSPDMYNRGFEFIFFSQQAVATDQAKVFAEWVAALPEDQRPKTAAYPSLDDPFAGPVVEGAEAILSAAGIETVYKDVYPATTKNFDSIVNTIKEADADIIVQGAQYEDGVNFVRSLLRAGFSPEILYQSSSPTYGQQYAEGVGAENAEGVFFSSSYHVAADTPGNTEFVAKYEEMFGGEPPEDAADGFAAATVLAAAVEAVGSLEDQRALADWIRANEVPTILGTLSWNADGSPKGDFLVGQWQDGVSQVVLPEDASTTDTILRWKSPAF